The following is a genomic window from Nisaea sediminum.
TGGTCCGGATCGAAGGTATAGACCAGCCGGTCGAGGAAGCGGCGCCGGTTGGAGGCGCCCTCGATGAAGAGCCGGTCCATCTGCGGCGTCAGCCAGGAGACGGAAAGATGGTCTGCGAGGGCGGACTGGCTTTTCGCCGGAGCGCCGTCGATCCGCACAAGCCGCTTCTCGCCGCCGGAGCGGCCGTCACCCTCCGGGCCGGGATCCCGTCCGGTACCGATTGAGACCGTGCCCTCGAGCCCCTCCACCTCGGCGGCGACCGCCCAGTTGGCATGGCTGCCATCCGGCTGCGCGCGTCCGACCTCGGAAATCTGCGCCCGGCGCAGCCCACGGCCGGGAGAGAGGAAGGAGACGGCCTCGAGCAGGTTGGTCTTGCCGGCCCCGTTCGGGCCGGTCAGGACCACCGCCGGCGCATCGGTCTCGATGCGGGCGGCGGTATAATTGCGGAATCCGGTCACGGACAGGCGGCTGACGCACGGCGAAACCCGTCCGGCGCTGATCTCAGCCGGTCCGGGCATCGGTCGGGACATGTCCGTGTTTCGCAATGCGTTCAACATTTCCATTCGTGCTGGCTCGGCCGCCGGGCCGCCTGGGACCGGTCCGTCCTCAGACGCGCATCGGCATCAGCACGTAAAGCGCGCTCTCGTCATCCTGGTCGAGGATGATCGTCGGCGAGGCCTGATCGGCGAGCTTGAACACCGCCTTCTCGCCCTCGATCTGACCGGTGATGTCCAGCAGGTATTTCGAGTTGAAGCCGATCTCGAGATCGCTCGCACTGTAATCGACCTCGACCTCTTCCTGCGCGGTGCCGTTATCCGGGCTGCTCGCCGAAAGGGTCAGCTGGCCGCTGGTCACGGCGAGTTTCACAGAGCGGGACTTCTCGGTCGAGATCGTCGCCACGCGGTCCACCGCCTCGGAGAAGCGCTGACGGTCCACATGCAGCATCTTGTCGTTGCCGCTCGGGATCACCCGCTCATAGTCCGGGAAGGTGCCGTCGATCAGCTTGGTGGTGACCACCGTATCCTCGAAGGCGACACGCAGTTTGGTGTCGGAAAGGGAGACCGTGACATCGCCCTCGACCTCGCCGATCAGCTTGTAGATCTCGTTCACAGCCTTGCGCGGCACGATCACGCCCGGCATCTCCTCCGCGCCCTGCGGCAGCGGCATCTGCACCCGCGCCAGACGGTGGCCGTCGGTCGCGACCGCGCGCAGCACCTTGACGCCATTGGCGTCGGCCGCGTGCAGATAGATGCCGTTCAGGTAGTAGCGGGTCTCCTCGGTGGAGATCGCGAAACGGGTCCGATCGATCAGCATGCAGATATCGGCCGCGCTGATGACGAAGCTGTGCGGCAGGGCATCGCCGCTGAGGGCGGGGAACTCCTCCGGCATCAGGGCCGGCAGGGAGAAGTTCGAGCGCCCGGCGCGGATCGTGACCCGGCTGACATCGCCTGTCGCGGCCAGCTCGACATCCGATCCCTCGGGCAGCTTGCGCACGATATCGTAGAGCGTGTGGGCCGGCACCGTGACGACGCCGGGCTCCGCCACTTCGCAGGCCACGGACTCGACGATGTCCATGTCCATGTCGGTCGTGCTGAGGGAGAGCCGGCCATCCGCCGCCTTCAACAGAACATTGGACAGAATCGGGATCGTATTCCGCCGTTCCACCACACTTTGGACGTGTCCGAGAGGCTTCAGCAAAGCCGCGCGATCAATAACGATTTTCATATTCTTCTACTTATCGGCTGGAACGTTGATCCCCAATTTACCCACCCGCCGGCAGCCATGGGCCACCATATGAGGCAGGTCCGTGAAACTATAGCACAAGTGCATGGTGCTTGCGGTAGTTTCAAGGGCAAAAAAGTTCGCTTTTCTGACCTATTGGGATCGGCGCCGGAAGCGGCCTCCGGGGGTCAGGATTCCAGCATCCGGCGGAGCAGGTCGACATCGTCGTTGAACTGCTTGTCCAGGCCCCGAAGCTCCTCGACCTTCTTCACCGCGTGCAACACCGTGGTGTGGTCGCGGCCGCCAAATTTCCGCCCGATATCGGGCAGCGACTGCGAGGTGAGCTGCTTGGAGAGATACATCGCCACCTGGCGCGGCCGCGCGATCGCACGCGAGCGGCGGGCCGAGTGCATCTCCGAGAGCCGGATCTGGAAATGGTTCGCGACCTGACGCTGGATTTCCTCGACGGTGACCCGGCGGTCATTGGCCCGAAGCAGATCCGCCAGGACCTCCTGGGTCATCTCCAGCGAGATATCGCGACCGACCAGCGTCGAATGCGCGACGATCCGGTTCAGCGCCCCCTCGAGCTCGCGGACGTTCGAGGAGATCTTGTGCGAGAGGAATTCCAGCACCTTCTCCGGCATCTCGACGCCGAGCCGTTCGGCCTTCGACTGCATGATACCGAGGCGCAGCTCGTAGTTCGTCGGATGGATATCGGCCACCAGACCCCAGCCGAGGCGGGAGCGCAGCCGCTCCTCCATGCCTTCGAGGTCGGTCGGCGATTTGTCGGCGGAAATCACCACCTGGCGGTTCTGGTCCACCAGCGCGTTGAAAGTATGGAAGAACTCTTCCTGGGTGGAATCCTTGCCGCTGATGAACTGCACATCGTCGATCATCAGCAGGTCGACCGAGCGGAACTGTTCCTTGAAGGCGACCGTATCACGGAAACGCAGCGCCCGGATGAACTGGTACATGAACTTCTCGGCGGAGAGATAGATCACCCGCCGGCGCGGATCCTTCTGCCGGACATGCCAGGCGATGGCATGCATCAGATGCGTCTTGCCGAGACCGACCCCGCCGTAGAGGAACAGCGGATTGAACGGAACCGCCTCGCTTTCCGCAACCCGGCGGGCCGCGGCGAAGGCCAGTTCGTTCGGCTTGCCGACGACAAAATTGTCGAAGGTGAATCGCGGATCGAGCGGCGCCTCGAAATCGGGCCGCGCCTCGGGCTCGTAGGCACCCCTCACCGCCGGTGCCGGCATCGGCGCTCCGATCTCCGCGGCATCGGCAGCAAGGCCTTCGGTCTCGGACGCCTCGGACACCGGTTCGGCCTTGGCCCGGCCCGCGGCAAAGATTGCGATCGATTTCACGCCGGGATGTTCGACAGACCAGATCGCGCGCAGACGATCGGAATATTGCGACCGCACCCGGTCGCGCACGAAGGGGCTCGGCGCCCGCATGATCGCGGTGCCCTCGTCGATGCCCTCGAAGCTGAGAGGCTTCAGCCAGTTCCGGAAAACCGCATCGCCCAGTTCGGTCCGCAACCGACCGCGCACCCGCGCCCAGCATAGTTCCTGATCACCGGCCACGTCCGCGGTCATTTGCCCGCTCCCGCCAACATGCCGCCCCGGTCCGAATTCACCCAACACATTCAAACCTCTTCTTGTCCCCTCTTCCAACGAAGCTTCGGTCATCTAGTTGCCCCACCCAATAATGACCGGCCAGTCAGACCGTCTTAACCCCGGACGCACTTTCCCCAGCGGAAATCGCTCCCGGCGACGCCCTGAACTCTTCGGGTTGTGCGAAATAAAACTTCGAAATGCTGAAGTTCTTACTTGGCGCTCGTGGTGAAAGCCTGTCCGAACCACAACATATAGCGAGCACCGGAACTGAAGTTTTGAAATTTACTATTCATTTTGTTTGCACCCCAGCGCGGCAACAGGCAGCCAAACTACCCAAGAGCCCCCCTGTGCGCAACCTAGACTCTGTCCAAAATGACGATTTTTTTTCGTTCCGGGCGCGGATCTTTTCCTTGACAGAATCAATCTCCGCTTTGAATCAAAGCCTTGAATTCCGTCCTTCAAAGATGACATCGCGTTCCGATTTCATCCTCCGGAAGGAAGTTATTAACATACTGTTTTTAATGAGATTTTATAACTAAACGCGCCGCATCGGGGCACCCGGCCAGGCTGCCGGACCGGATTCCGGTCACCAAACCCCAACGAAACTGTCATCGAGCGGTCACGGAAAGCCGTTCCCAGGCAAACACGGACGGCAAATATGAAAAAGCCGCGGCAAGGGCCGCGGCTCTTCAATCCAGTCCTGTCGGCGCGACAGAACTTAAGCGGAAATCGCCTTGATGCGTGCGGACAGCCGCGACAGCTTGCGGGCCACGGTGTTCTTGTGCAGAACGCCCTTGGTCACGCCACGCTGCATTTCGGGCTGCGCGGACTTGAAGGCGGCCTGGGCCGCTTCCTTGTCCCCGCCGGCAATCGCCGTCTCGACCTTCTTCACGAAGGTGCGGATCCGGCTGATCCGGGCATGATTGACGACCCGGCGCCGTTCGTTCCGGCGAATACGTTTCTTGGCAGACTGATGTTGCGCCATTTGCTTCTAATCCCAGCTCGATGCGCGGAAAATCAAGAGCGCGGCTTATAGACGAGTGCCCCCGTCGCGTCAACCGCGTAAATCCGACTGATTTCAGGAATCAGCGGTGTTTGAAATTGGGCTGCCGTTTTTCCGCGAATGCCGACATGCCTTCCTTCTGGTCTTCGGTGGCGAACGTGGCGTGGAACAGCCGCCGTTCGAACTTGATGCCCTCGGCGAGAGTGCTCTCGTAGGCCCGGTTCACGGCCTCCTTCGCCATCAGCACGGAGGGGCGCGACATGGCCGCGATCCGCTCCGCCGTCTTGATCGCCTCGTCCAGCAGCTCGGCTGCCGGAACGATGCGGCTGACAAGGCCCGCGCGCTCGGCTTCCTCGGCATCCATCATGCGGCCGGTCAGGCACATTTCCATCGCCTTCGACTTGCCGACGAAACGGGTCAGGCGCTGGGTACCGCCGGAACCCGGAATGGTCCCGATGGTGATTTCCGGCTGGCCGAACTTGGCGGTGTCGGCGGCAAGGATGAAGTCGCACATCATCGCGACCTCGCAGCCCCCGCCGAGCGCATAGCCCGCGACCGCCGCGATCACCGGCTTGCGGCAGCGGGTCAGGTCTTCCCAGCCGCTGGTGATGAAATCCTCGCTGAACACGTCGGCAAAGCTCTTGCTCTGCATTTCCTTGATGTCGGCGCCGGCGGCAAAGGCCTTCTCGCTGCCGGTCAGGACCATGCAGCCGATCTCGTCATCCGCCTCGAAGGCGGCGAGCGCCTTGCCCAGCTCCGCCATCAGCACGCTCGACAGCGCATTCAGCGCCTTCGGCCGGTTCAGCGTGATCAGGCCGACCGGCCCGCGCTTCTCGATTTCAATACATTCATACGCCATCGGATCGCTCCCATTCATCCGTATACCGTCCGGCCCTTGGCGGACCGCTCCGGTCACCTTGGCAATAAGGAAAACCGGACCAGCATTTCTCCGCCGTCCGGTGTGAAATCCAGCGTGAGTCTCTCCCCCTCGCGCTGGAAGCTGTCCTCCCCCGCACCGCTCCAGCCGAGCTGGCCGAGGGTTTCCGCGTAGAAGGACCGGATCTGATCCGCGGAGACGGGTCCGCGGGCAAAAGCGACAACGATCCGGCCGCTGGCCGCATCGAAGGCAAGCGAGGCATCCGGGATCTGTTCCAGACCCGGCATCAGCGGCAGGTCGGCAAAGCCTTCGACAAAACCGTCCGCCGCCGTTCCCGTCCGGGCGAAAGCCAGGAGCAGGACCAGAGTCAGCACGCTTGCAAGAGAACGGAGGGCCGGGATCAAAGACCCGCGCCTCATCTGTCGCCGAATAGACATGACGGCTGCTTCTACCTCAGCGCTGGCAGCGGGGACAATAGAAAGTCGAGCGCCCGGACTGCACGATGCGGCGGACCGGACCGTGACCGGCCTCGATCGGACAGGCGACGCCCTCGCGATCGTAGACCTGGAAGGAATGCTGGAAATAGCCGAGCTCCCCGTCCGGACGCTGGTGGTCGCGCAGGGTGGAGCCGCCGGCGAGGATCGCCGCCTCCAGCACCTCGCGGATCGCCGCGGCGAGCCGCTCGGCCCGCTGGCCCTGCACGTTCGCCGCCTGGCGGAGCGGCGATATGCCGGACCGGAAAAGCGCTTCCGAGACGTAGATGTTGCCGAGCCCGGCGACCACCTTCTGGTCCAGCAGCGCCGCCTTGATCGGGGTCCGCTTGCCCTTGAGGGCGGCGGCGAGGGCCGGGCCGTTGAAGGCGTTGGAGAGCGGCTCCGGGCCGAGCGCCGCGATCAGCTTGTGTCCGGCGAGCCCGGCTTCCGGGATCAGGTCCATGGCGCCGAAGCGGCGGTGATCGTTGAAGCGGATCACCGTGCCGTCCTCCATGGTGAAGACGATGTGATCGTGCTTCTCCAATTCCGCCGGGCGGACCGTGTCGATATTGACCTTTCCCGACATCCCGAGATGCCAGAGCAGCACCGTGCCGTCTTCCATATGGACGAGGATGTATTTCGCCCGCCGCGTCATGTGGTCGACGCGCCGTCCCTCGAGACGGGCGACGAAATCCACGGGCAGCGGCCAGCGCAGATCCGGCCGCCGTTGCTCGACGCGCGCCAAGCGCCGGCCTTCCATGAAAGGCTGCAGGCCGCGCATCACGGTTTCGACTTCGGGCAGTTCGGGCACGGGCGGCTCCTCGTCCTGGACGCTCGCCTTCTCTCTAGGCGAGCGCGCGGCGTGCGACAAGCGTGCACGCTTCTAGTGTTGGATTGCGCGTCACTCTGGGCTAGATCACGGAGGGACACGGCGAGGATGCCGGTCGCAATAGCGGGAACATCTCTATGACAGAGAGCGCCACCACCCATTTCGGCTTCAGGGACGTGCCGGTCGGCGAGAAGGCTGGAATGGTGCGCCAGGTGTTCGATTCCGTCGCCGGGCGCTACGACCTGATGAACGACCTGATGAGCCTCGGCATCCACCGGCTCTGGAAGGACGCGCTGATGGACTGGATCGCGCCCCGGCCGGACCTCGCACTGCTCGACGTCGCCGGCGGGACCGGAGACATCGCCTTCCGCTACCGGGCGCGTGGCGGCGGCCCGGTGACGGTCTGCGACATCAACGAGGCCATGCTGACCGTCGGCCGCGAGCGCGCGGCGGAAAGGGGCATCGACGGCCTCACCTGGATCGTCGGCAATGCCGAGATGCTGCCGGTCGAGAACAGTTCCGTCGACCTCTACACCATCGCCTTCGGGCTTCGGAACGTGACAGATATCGACGCGGCGCTGCGCGAGGCGAAGCGGGTCCTTAAGCCCGGCGGCCGCTTCCTCTGTCTCGAGTTCAGCCGGCTCGCCATTCCGGCGCTCGACCCGGTCTACGATTTCTACTCCTTCAAGGTGTTGCCGGAAATCGGCGCCCGCGTCGCCGACGACCGCGAGGCCTACCAGTATCTCGCCGAGAGCATCCGCAAGTTCCCGGACCAGGAGAGCTTCGTCGAGCGCATCGGGGCGGCCGGTCTCGGGCGTATCCGCTACCGCAACCTCTCGGGCGGGATCGCGGCGATCCATTCCGCCTGGAAGCTCTGACCCGTCATGTGGCGTGCCCTGCGCAACCTTCTCCGCCTTTGCGGTTCGGCCTGGATCCTTGCCAGGCACGGCGCCCTTGCGCCGCTCGCCCATATTCCGCAGGCGCCGGCCCTTGCGCTTGCCGCGCGCTTCGTCCTGCTGTTCCGCGACCGGCGCTATGACCGGCTGCGCCCCGGCGAGCGGTTGGCCGCGGCGCTGAGCGCGCTCGGCCCGAGTTTCATCAAGTTCGGCCAGTCGCTCGCGACCCGCTCCGACCTGATCGGCGAGGAGCAGGCGCACGATCTCTCGCGCCTGCAGGACCGCCTCAAGCCTTTTTCGACAGAGATCGCCAAGCGAACTCTCGAACAAGAGCTCGAGCGGCCGATCGCGGAGGTCTTCGCCTCCTTCGAGGAAAAGCCCGTCGCCGCCGCCTCGATCGCCCAGGTGCATTTCGCGGTGACGACCGAGGGCGAGGAAGTCGCGGTCAAGATCCTGCGCCCGGACATCGAGAAGCGTTTCGCCCGGGACCTCGACCTCTTCCTCTGGATCGCCGAGCTGCTGGAGACCCATTGGCCCTGGATCCGGCGTCTGAAGCCGGTCGAGGTGATCGAGCTGTTCCGCGAGACCGTGGAGATGGAGATGGATCTGCGCATGGAGGCCGCCGCCGCCTCCGAGCTGGCGCAGAATTTCGAGGACGATCCGGGCTTCCGGGTGCCGAAGGTCGACTGGAGCCGGACCACGGCCCGGGTGATGACGGTCGAGCGGGTGCACGGCACGCGGATCGACGACCTCGAGACCCTGATCGAGCAGGGCCAGGAGCCGACGGAGATCCTCCGCCGCGCCGCCACCGCCTTCTTCAACCAGGTCTTCCGCGACGGCTTCTTCCATGCCGACATGCATCCCGGCAACGCCTTCGTCGATGCCGAGGGCCGCGTGGTGCCGGTCGATTTCGGGATCATGGGACGGCTCGACCAGAAGACCCGCTACTATCTCGCCGACATGCTGACCGGTTTCCTCACCGGCGATTACCGCAAGGTGGCGGAGGTGCATTTCCGCGCCGGTTACGTCCCCGCGCACAAGAGTGTCGAGGCCTTCACCCAGGCCTGCCGCTCGATCGGCGAGCCGCTGCTCGGCCGTCCGCTGAACGAAATCTCGGTCGCGCGCCTGCTGGCGCAGCTCTTCCGCATCACCGAGCAGTTCGAGATGGAGACCCAACCCCAGCTCCTGCTGCTGCAGAAGACCATGGTCGTCGCCGAAGGCGTCGGCAGGACGCTCAATCCCGACGTCAATATGTGGGAACTGCCCCGGCCGATGATCGAGGACTGGATGCGCGAGCATCGCGGTCCCCAGGCGCGGGTCCGCGAGGCGGCCAGCCATGCCGTTGCGCTCGCGGAACGTTTGCCGCAGATCATCGAGACGACGGACCGGGTACTCGGCTCCATCACCGAGGGCGGCGTGAAGCTGCATCCCGAAACAGTTGCCCGCTTCGCCGAGGAGAACGCCCGCCGCCGGCGTTCCTTCTGGCCGGTCTGGCTGGCGCTCTTCATCGCCGTGCTGGCATTGCTGTTCGACTGACTCCGGCACGGATCAGGCGGCGGTTGCGGCGGCATCTGATCGGGCCATTTTCCGCACCAGTCTGTCCACGGCCGCCTCGGCAGTTGCGATCGAAGCTTGCAGCCGCTGGTCCGCGAACTCGTCATACTCGATCGCGATCCGGTGCACATCGGTGATGCCGATATAGGCGAACGGAGTCTCGACCCCCGGCTCGACATGGTTCATATGCGCCAGCCGCCGGCCCGGACCGTAATCGTAGTCACCCCGGGCGGAGAGGATGACGAGGGTCTTGCCCGCAGGCACGAGCGGCCAGTACGGCACATCGCCGCGCGCGCGATCAAACCCGAAGGTCCGGCCCACGCGGACAATATTGTCGATGTAGGCCTTGAACTGGGCCGGCATCCCGAAATTGTACATCGGAACCCCGGCGACAATGATATCGGCGGCCAGGAGTTCATCGACCAGTTCGTCGCTTTCGGCCAGCGCCTCTTCCATCCACGCCTCCCGGGCGTTCGCCGGGGTAAAGGCCGCATGAATC
Proteins encoded in this region:
- a CDS encoding FMN-dependent NADH-azoreductase, which produces MRSILRIDSSARSGLSGDSRFGSHSRRLTERFVAQWRGHCPHDRIVSRDVGASSPKPVSGNWIHAAFTPANAREAWMEEALAESDELVDELLAADIIVAGVPMYNFGMPAQFKAYIDNIVRVGRTFGFDRARGDVPYWPLVPAGKTLVILSARGDYDYGPGRRLAHMNHVEPGVETPFAYIGITDVHRIAIEYDEFADQRLQASIATAEAAVDRLVRKMARSDAAATAA
- a CDS encoding enoyl-CoA hydratase, whose protein sequence is MAYECIEIEKRGPVGLITLNRPKALNALSSVLMAELGKALAAFEADDEIGCMVLTGSEKAFAAGADIKEMQSKSFADVFSEDFITSGWEDLTRCRKPVIAAVAGYALGGGCEVAMMCDFILAADTAKFGQPEITIGTIPGSGGTQRLTRFVGKSKAMEMCLTGRMMDAEEAERAGLVSRIVPAAELLDEAIKTAERIAAMSRPSVLMAKEAVNRAYESTLAEGIKFERRLFHATFATEDQKEGMSAFAEKRQPNFKHR
- the ubiE gene encoding bifunctional demethylmenaquinone methyltransferase/2-methoxy-6-polyprenyl-1,4-benzoquinol methylase UbiE, whose protein sequence is MTESATTHFGFRDVPVGEKAGMVRQVFDSVAGRYDLMNDLMSLGIHRLWKDALMDWIAPRPDLALLDVAGGTGDIAFRYRARGGGPVTVCDINEAMLTVGRERAAERGIDGLTWIVGNAEMLPVENSSVDLYTIAFGLRNVTDIDAALREAKRVLKPGGRFLCLEFSRLAIPALDPVYDFYSFKVLPEIGARVADDREAYQYLAESIRKFPDQESFVERIGAAGLGRIRYRNLSGGIAAIHSAWKL
- the mutM gene encoding bifunctional DNA-formamidopyrimidine glycosylase/DNA-(apurinic or apyrimidinic site) lyase translates to MPELPEVETVMRGLQPFMEGRRLARVEQRRPDLRWPLPVDFVARLEGRRVDHMTRRAKYILVHMEDGTVLLWHLGMSGKVNIDTVRPAELEKHDHIVFTMEDGTVIRFNDHRRFGAMDLIPEAGLAGHKLIAALGPEPLSNAFNGPALAAALKGKRTPIKAALLDQKVVAGLGNIYVSEALFRSGISPLRQAANVQGQRAERLAAAIREVLEAAILAGGSTLRDHQRPDGELGYFQHSFQVYDREGVACPIEAGHGPVRRIVQSGRSTFYCPRCQR
- the ubiB gene encoding 2-polyprenylphenol 6-hydroxylase, which translates into the protein MWRALRNLLRLCGSAWILARHGALAPLAHIPQAPALALAARFVLLFRDRRYDRLRPGERLAAALSALGPSFIKFGQSLATRSDLIGEEQAHDLSRLQDRLKPFSTEIAKRTLEQELERPIAEVFASFEEKPVAAASIAQVHFAVTTEGEEVAVKILRPDIEKRFARDLDLFLWIAELLETHWPWIRRLKPVEVIELFRETVEMEMDLRMEAAAASELAQNFEDDPGFRVPKVDWSRTTARVMTVERVHGTRIDDLETLIEQGQEPTEILRRAATAFFNQVFRDGFFHADMHPGNAFVDAEGRVVPVDFGIMGRLDQKTRYYLADMLTGFLTGDYRKVAEVHFRAGYVPAHKSVEAFTQACRSIGEPLLGRPLNEISVARLLAQLFRITEQFEMETQPQLLLLQKTMVVAEGVGRTLNPDVNMWELPRPMIEDWMREHRGPQARVREAASHAVALAERLPQIIETTDRVLGSITEGGVKLHPETVARFAEENARRRRSFWPVWLALFIAVLALLFD
- the rpsT gene encoding 30S ribosomal protein S20, whose protein sequence is MAQHQSAKKRIRRNERRRVVNHARISRIRTFVKKVETAIAGGDKEAAQAAFKSAQPEMQRGVTKGVLHKNTVARKLSRLSARIKAISA
- the dnaA gene encoding chromosomal replication initiator protein DnaA encodes the protein MTADVAGDQELCWARVRGRLRTELGDAVFRNWLKPLSFEGIDEGTAIMRAPSPFVRDRVRSQYSDRLRAIWSVEHPGVKSIAIFAAGRAKAEPVSEASETEGLAADAAEIGAPMPAPAVRGAYEPEARPDFEAPLDPRFTFDNFVVGKPNELAFAAARRVAESEAVPFNPLFLYGGVGLGKTHLMHAIAWHVRQKDPRRRVIYLSAEKFMYQFIRALRFRDTVAFKEQFRSVDLLMIDDVQFISGKDSTQEEFFHTFNALVDQNRQVVISADKSPTDLEGMEERLRSRLGWGLVADIHPTNYELRLGIMQSKAERLGVEMPEKVLEFLSHKISSNVRELEGALNRIVAHSTLVGRDISLEMTQEVLADLLRANDRRVTVEEIQRQVANHFQIRLSEMHSARRSRAIARPRQVAMYLSKQLTSQSLPDIGRKFGGRDHTTVLHAVKKVEELRGLDKQFNDDVDLLRRMLES
- the dnaN gene encoding DNA polymerase III subunit beta, whose protein sequence is MKIVIDRAALLKPLGHVQSVVERRNTIPILSNVLLKAADGRLSLSTTDMDMDIVESVACEVAEPGVVTVPAHTLYDIVRKLPEGSDVELAATGDVSRVTIRAGRSNFSLPALMPEEFPALSGDALPHSFVISAADICMLIDRTRFAISTEETRYYLNGIYLHAADANGVKVLRAVATDGHRLARVQMPLPQGAEEMPGVIVPRKAVNEIYKLIGEVEGDVTVSLSDTKLRVAFEDTVVTTKLIDGTFPDYERVIPSGNDKMLHVDRQRFSEAVDRVATISTEKSRSVKLAVTSGQLTLSASSPDNGTAQEEVEVDYSASDLEIGFNSKYLLDITGQIEGEKAVFKLADQASPTIILDQDDESALYVLMPMRV